In the genome of Microtus ochrogaster isolate Prairie Vole_2 unplaced genomic scaffold, MicOch1.0 UNK38, whole genome shotgun sequence, one region contains:
- the Aurkaip1 gene encoding aurora kinase A-interacting protein has translation MFLARLTSQLVRAVPWAGFRRSWPSSGVTGSHAFRPLYSLQSASLTRAASLPGKGAQLELEEFLVPRKMSISPLESWLTARYLLPKLDVGVPMTVVPSRFHKCPPSQEEEEAKQGVRDATPMQCKNVLKIRRRKMNHHKYRKLIKRTRFQRRKVREGRLKRKQIKFEKELKRIWLKAGLKEAPESWQTPKIYMKNK, from the exons ATGTTCCTTGCGCGCTTGACTTCACAGCTGGTCAGGGCTGTTCCCTGGGCAG GTTTCCGTCGTTCCTGGCCTAGCTCCGGGGTGACCGGCAGCCATGCATTTCGACCCCTGTACAGTTTGCAGTCTGCAAGCTTAACTCGGGCCGCATCCCTTCCTGGTAAGGGGGCTCAGTTGGAGCTTGAGGAGTTCCTGGTCCCCAGGAAGATGTCCATCAGTCCGCTAGAGAGCTGGCTGACCGCCAGATACCTGTTGCCCAAACTGGATGTTGGGGTCCCAATGACTGTGGTTCCCTCCCGATTCCACAAGTGTCCACCcagccaggaggaggaggaagccaagcAGGGCGTCAGGGACGCCACTCCAATGCAGTGCAAAAATGTGCTGAAGATCCGAAGACGGAAGATGAACCACCACAAGTACCGTAAGCTGATCAAGAGGACGCGGTTTCAGCGGCGTAAAGTCCGGGAGGGACGTCTGAAGAGGAAGCAG ATCAAGTTTGAGAAAGAGTTGAAGCGCATCTGGCTGAAGGCAGGCCTGAAGGAAGCCCCCGAGAGCTGGCAGACCCCAAAGATCTACATGAAGAACAAATGA
- the Mxra8 gene encoding matrix remodeling-associated protein 8: MAWERMQTMHIQTRVLLQFRKFTRCLAPTWPQESSHSGLFICPSPGLTSDWPRATTRTLPPSAEVGGGQAVERRSGRDTDPAHSSVMSAGAGREGVGCFSGDLEPSKTKHSAVPAGAMERLSCVLLWKLVLLQSPAVLLYSGPSGTAAASSSVVSESVVSWAAGTQAVLRCQSPRMVWTQDRLHDRQRVVHWDLSGVPGSQGRRLVDMYSAGEQRVYEPRDHGRLLLSPSAFHDGNFSLLIRAVEEGDEGVYTCNLHHHYCHLYESLAVRLEVTDDPLLARAYWDGEKEVMVVTRGAPALLTCVNRAHLWTDRHLEEAQQVVHWDRQLPGVSHDRADRLLDLYASGERRAYGPSFLRDRVAVNADAFARGDFSLRIDALEPADEGIYSCHLHHHYCGLHERRVFHLQVTEAAFEPPAPASPGNGSGHNTAPSPDPTLVSRSRGHSVINVIVPESHAHFFQQLGYVLATLLLFILLLITVVLATRHRHRGGCETSDKNAGKSKGKDVNMMEFAAATRDQAPYRTEDIQLDYKNNILKERAELAHSPLPAKNVDLDKEFRKEYCK; the protein is encoded by the exons ATGGCATGGGAGAGGATGCAGACCATGCACATCCAGACACGAGTTCTGCTGCAGTTCAGAAAGTTTACCAGATGcttggcacccacatggcctcAGGAATCCTCACACTCAGGCCTCTTCATCTGCCCCTCCCCAGGACTGACCAGCGACTGGCCGAGAGCAACTACTCGGACCCTCCCACCTTCTGCCGAGGTTGGGGGAGGCCAAGCAGTAGAGCGGCGCAGTGGGCGGGACACAGACCCGGCCCACAGCTCCGTGATGTCAGCGGGTGCTGGCAGGGAGGGGGTCGGCTGTTTTTCTGGAGACTTAGAGCCGAGTAAGACAAAGCACAGCGCGGTCCCTGCAGGCGCCATGGAACGACTGTCCTGTGTCTTGCTGTGGAAACTGGTGCTTCTTCAGA GCCCCGCTGTCCTTCTGTACTCAG GGCCCTCAGGTACCGCAGCAGCCAGCAGCTCTGTGGTGTCCGAGTCCGTGGtgagctgggcagctgggacccAGGCGGTGCTGCGCTGCCAGAGCCCGCGTATGGTGTGGACCCAAGACCGGCTGCACGACCGCCAGCGCGTGGTCCACTGGGACCTCAGCGGCGTCCCGGGCAGCCAAGGGCGCCGACTCGTGGATATGTACTCGGCGGGTGAACAGCGTGTGTACGAGCCGCGCGACCACGGCCGCCTCCTGCTGTCGCCTTCTGCCTTCCACGACGGCAACTTCTCACTGCTCATCCGTG CTGTGGAGGAGGGAGACGAAGGGGTGTATACCTGCAACTTGCACCACCACTACTGTCACCTCTACGAGAGCCTGGCCGTGCGCCTCGAAGTCACCGACGATC CCCTGTTAGCTCGCGCGTACTGGGACGGCGAGAAGGAAGTGATGGTGGTGACCCGCGGCGCGCCGGCACTGCTGACTTGCGTGAACCGTGCGCACTTGTGGACGGACCGCCACTTAGAGGAGGCGCAGCAGGTGGTGCATTGGGACCGACAGCTGCCTGGGGTGTCGCACGACCGCGCTGACCGCCTGCTTGACCTGTACGCATCTGGCGAGCGCCGCGCCTACGGACCATCCTTTCTGCGTGATCGCGTGGCAGTAAACGCCGACGCTTTTGCACGCGGCGACTTCTCCCTACGCATAGATGCGCTCGAGCCGGCTGATGAGGGCATCTATTCTTGCCATCTGCACCACCACTACTGCGGCCTGCACGAGCGCAGAGTCTTCCACCTACAGGTCACTGAGGCTGCCTTTgagccacctgctcctgcctctcccGGTAATGGGTCTGGCCACAACACTGCTCCTAGCCCAG ATCCCACACTGGTAAGTAGATCCCGAGGTCACAGCGTCATCAACGTCATTGTCCCAGAGAGCCAcgcacacttcttccagcaattGGGCTATGTGTTGGCCACCCTGCTGCTTTTCATCTTGTTGCTCATCACTGTAGTCTTGGCGACACGCCATCGTCACCGCGGAG GATGCGAGACCTCGGACAAAAATGCTGGGAAATCCAAGGG GAAGGATGTGAACATGATGGAGTTTGCTGCGGCCACAAGGGACCAGGCCCCTTATAGGACTGAGGACATCCAGCTAG ATTACAAAAACAACATCCTGAAGGAGAGGGCTGAGCTGGCCCACAGTCCCCTGCCTGCCAAGAATGTGGATCTGGATAAAG AGTTCAGGAAGGAGTACTGCAAATAA